In a genomic window of Mucilaginibacter sp. KACC 22063:
- a CDS encoding RagB/SusD family nutrient uptake outer membrane protein, whose product MKLRYISSLIAPSLFTVMLLFSTSCKKYVDVGVSPNLVSTTQAFNSDASATSTIVSLYSYYPTTSGIRYASVLGGISSDEMQYTSSDASVQQFAQDALVNTNSYSENYLWSYAYQVVRETNLAINGINSSASITAATKNQLLGEAKFMRAFTYFYLVNFFGGVPLSLDPVELNNATLPRATTQAVYTQIITDLKDAVNLLPANYAGIANFKARPNKWAAAALLARVYLYNKDYVNAEALSTQVIGSGTYTLPAPASAFINTSPEVILQFATQFGYSIFGSPFGAANTSTNVVLPTYALYPNFTKLFEKGDTRKTNWVDSLNYNGTKYYRIAKYKLATATAGNEYNVVLRLAEQYLIRAEARAQQGNIAGAQADINVVRTRAGLSNTTAATQGDLLTAIAAERKVELFGELAHRWFDLKRTGQTGKVLSPLKPTYKATSDLFPIPYSQLLINPALNQNPGY is encoded by the coding sequence ATGAAATTAAGATATATTTCTTCATTAATTGCTCCCTCTTTATTTACTGTCATGTTGTTATTCAGCACATCATGCAAAAAATATGTAGATGTGGGTGTATCACCAAATCTGGTATCAACTACACAGGCCTTTAATTCTGATGCCTCTGCTACCAGCACTATAGTTTCCTTATATTCTTATTATCCTACCACAAGTGGTATAAGGTATGCAAGCGTTTTAGGCGGCATATCATCAGACGAAATGCAGTATACCAGTTCTGATGCCAGTGTACAGCAGTTTGCACAGGATGCATTGGTAAACACTAATTCATACAGTGAAAACTATCTTTGGAGTTATGCATATCAGGTTGTAAGAGAAACAAATCTGGCTATCAACGGAATAAACAGTTCAGCTTCTATCACTGCTGCTACCAAAAACCAATTACTTGGCGAGGCTAAGTTTATGCGGGCTTTCACTTATTTCTACCTGGTAAATTTCTTCGGTGGTGTGCCGCTTTCGCTTGATCCCGTTGAGCTTAATAATGCAACACTGCCACGCGCCACTACACAGGCAGTTTACACACAAATTATAACAGATCTGAAAGATGCGGTTAATTTGCTTCCTGCTAATTATGCAGGTATTGCAAATTTTAAAGCAAGGCCAAATAAATGGGCAGCAGCAGCTTTACTGGCACGTGTATACCTGTATAATAAAGATTATGTAAATGCAGAGGCTTTGTCTACCCAGGTTATAGGTTCAGGCACGTACACTCTGCCTGCACCTGCAAGTGCTTTTATCAATACCAGTCCAGAGGTGATACTGCAGTTTGCTACTCAATTCGGTTATTCTATTTTCGGATCGCCTTTTGGTGCGGCTAATACCAGCACCAACGTGGTACTGCCTACTTACGCTTTGTATCCAAACTTTACAAAATTGTTTGAAAAAGGGGATACCCGTAAAACAAACTGGGTTGATTCGCTAAACTATAACGGTACCAAATATTACCGCATAGCGAAATATAAACTCGCTACTGCAACAGCCGGAAACGAATACAACGTGGTATTGCGACTTGCCGAGCAGTATTTGATCCGTGCCGAAGCCCGTGCACAGCAAGGTAATATTGCCGGTGCACAGGCCGATATTAACGTTGTGCGTACACGTGCCGGACTTTCAAATACAACTGCTGCTACACAAGGCGATCTTTTAACCGCTATTGCCGCCGAGCGTAAGGTAGAGCTATTTGGTGAGCTTGCACACCGTTGGTTTGATTTGAAGCGTACCGGGCAAACAGGTAAAGTTTTAAGTCCGCTTAAACCTACCTATAAAGCAACTTCAGATTTATTCCCCATTCCTTACAGTCAGTTGCTTATTAATCCGGCACTTAATCAAAATCCAGGCTATTAA
- a CDS encoding redoxin domain-containing protein, translating to MKNKTNITTYRRAVAVFGLMAVATCTSLVANAQTTKEQQMREHLSKLMSSKDSTDKQALYTELHQLAASNNELDMMMASNYYYQLGRTKVVDSLGKAELQKFPKGFAARREAVEPVYKETTAKGMEQAYLKWVAAFPPEKFRTGAVEDDLQYDYVRSAIANLYAKEKNTAKAIQYINELAVDFWKGNAYMGISNIFYANGDLPLAEKYGRMAMENADSYRDGKKGDSNAAKFAASGYPGLASAYANILFEEKKYNEALQYSEKAYKESKGFNPQISYRYAQILIGLNRSAEAYPILEAVVKSGRANPEMAKTFKEQYIKKNGSDAGYEQFAASLRKAYLDDLQKRLNHDMVKEQAAQFTLTDLNGKSVSLSDYKGKVVILDFWATWCGPCKASFPAMQMAQNKFANDPNVQFLFIHTWERVPDATTDARNYITEHKFNFEVLMDLRDKVTKKNNVVSSYNVNGIPAKFVIDPDGNIRFKLTGFDGSNEAAVDELSLMIEMAKKTKA from the coding sequence ATGAAAAACAAAACTAATATCACTACCTACCGCCGTGCGGTAGCTGTATTTGGTTTGATGGCTGTTGCTACCTGTACATCTTTGGTTGCAAATGCACAAACCACTAAGGAGCAGCAGATGCGTGAGCATTTATCTAAATTGATGTCTTCAAAAGATTCAACAGATAAGCAGGCACTGTATACAGAACTTCATCAGTTGGCAGCCAGTAATAATGAGCTTGATATGATGATGGCATCTAACTATTATTACCAGTTAGGACGCACAAAGGTGGTCGATTCGCTCGGAAAAGCCGAACTGCAAAAATTCCCTAAAGGGTTCGCAGCCCGTCGAGAAGCTGTGGAGCCGGTTTATAAAGAAACTACGGCAAAGGGTATGGAGCAGGCATACTTAAAATGGGTGGCTGCTTTCCCACCTGAAAAATTCAGGACAGGAGCCGTAGAAGACGATCTACAATATGATTATGTGCGCTCGGCTATAGCTAACCTTTATGCTAAAGAAAAAAATACTGCTAAGGCTATTCAATACATTAATGAATTAGCAGTAGACTTCTGGAAAGGAAACGCTTACATGGGCATCTCCAATATTTTTTATGCAAACGGCGATCTGCCCCTTGCTGAAAAATATGGCCGAATGGCTATGGAAAACGCCGACTCTTACCGGGACGGTAAAAAAGGAGATAGTAATGCAGCTAAGTTTGCCGCATCAGGTTACCCTGGTTTGGCAAGCGCTTATGCCAATATTTTGTTTGAAGAAAAGAAGTACAACGAAGCGCTGCAATATTCAGAAAAGGCCTATAAGGAATCCAAAGGTTTCAATCCGCAGATCAGTTACCGGTATGCACAGATCTTGATCGGGCTTAATCGTTCTGCTGAAGCTTACCCAATACTTGAAGCGGTGGTAAAATCTGGAAGAGCCAATCCGGAAATGGCTAAAACATTTAAAGAGCAATACATTAAAAAGAACGGGAGTGATGCAGGATATGAGCAGTTCGCTGCATCGCTGCGTAAGGCCTATTTGGATGATTTGCAAAAACGCTTAAACCACGATATGGTTAAAGAACAAGCGGCTCAATTTACTTTAACAGACCTTAATGGTAAGAGCGTTTCGTTAAGCGATTACAAAGGTAAAGTGGTTATACTTGATTTTTGGGCTACCTGGTGCGGGCCGTGCAAGGCTTCATTCCCGGCGATGCAAATGGCACAAAATAAATTTGCCAATGACCCTAATGTGCAATTCTTATTTATTCATACATGGGAGCGTGTGCCCGACGCAACTACCGATGCCCGCAATTACATCACAGAACATAAGTTTAATTTTGAAGTGCTGATGGATCTGCGAGATAAAGTGACGAAGAAGAATAATGTGGTAAGCAGTTATAACGTGAATGGCATCCCTGCCAAGTTTGTTATTGACCCTGATGGTAATATCCGCTTTAAACTTACAGGCTTTGATGGAAGTAACGAAGCTGCTGTTGACGAATTGTCCTTAATGATTGAAATGGCTAAGAAAACGAAAGCTTAG
- a CDS encoding protein-disulfide reductase DsbD family protein: protein MVKNTIILLILSITLSVIGYAHPALAQDTVSTQGVEFTPVQAAKPADTIKTVKKAAKKVDHRAKKQTLWTIFIAGLLGGFAAILMPCIFPMLPMTVSFFTKGAEKGKGVGKAIIYGVSIIVIYVVLGLIITVIFGADTLNSLSTNGVFNFFFFLLLVAFAASFLGAFEITLPNSWVNKLDAKSDKGGLAGIFFMAATLSLVSFSCTGPIIGTLLVQAATTGALLGPAVGMFGFSLALALPFALFAMFPGWMNALPRSGGWLNSVKVVLGFLELAFAFKFLSNVDLAYHWHWFDREVFLVLWIVIFALMGFYLLGKLTLSHDSPLSHISVPRLFLAIIVLSFTLYMVPGLWGAPLKSISAFLPPMATQDFDLSSGISNQVTVTDSGPHKYADLFDKPKGFNPFFDYEEGLAYAKKMHKPVMIDFTGHACVNCRKMEASVWTDPQVAKCINEDYVLIQLYVDDKTDLSQAEQKTTPEGRKLKTIGNLYSYLQTSKFRANSQPFYVLLDPVTQQPLVDPQGAIFDVPKYLEYLKSGLAAYQQH, encoded by the coding sequence ATAGTGAAAAATACAATTATCCTCCTGATTTTATCGATTACTTTATCTGTAATTGGCTATGCACATCCTGCTTTAGCCCAGGATACTGTTTCAACACAAGGCGTTGAGTTTACACCCGTTCAGGCAGCTAAACCGGCTGATACCATTAAGACCGTCAAAAAAGCGGCTAAAAAAGTTGATCACAGGGCTAAAAAACAAACGCTGTGGACTATTTTCATCGCAGGATTGCTTGGTGGCTTCGCTGCTATCCTGATGCCGTGTATCTTCCCTATGCTGCCCATGACGGTAAGCTTTTTCACCAAAGGCGCAGAAAAAGGTAAAGGTGTAGGCAAGGCCATTATTTATGGGGTCAGCATTATTGTGATCTATGTTGTTCTTGGCTTAATTATAACCGTAATATTTGGTGCCGATACCTTGAACAGCTTATCTACAAATGGTGTATTTAATTTCTTCTTTTTCCTGTTACTGGTGGCCTTTGCGGCATCTTTTTTAGGAGCATTTGAAATTACATTACCTAATTCATGGGTTAATAAACTTGATGCAAAATCTGATAAAGGAGGCCTTGCCGGGATATTCTTTATGGCGGCTACCCTATCCTTAGTTTCATTTAGCTGCACTGGCCCTATTATAGGTACATTATTGGTACAGGCTGCTACCACCGGAGCTTTGTTAGGCCCAGCTGTGGGTATGTTTGGTTTTTCGCTTGCCCTTGCCTTACCGTTTGCCTTATTTGCTATGTTCCCCGGATGGATGAATGCGTTACCGCGTTCTGGTGGCTGGTTGAATAGTGTAAAAGTGGTATTGGGTTTTCTTGAACTGGCATTTGCATTCAAATTCCTTTCTAATGTGGATCTTGCTTATCACTGGCATTGGTTTGACCGCGAAGTATTTTTAGTGCTTTGGATCGTAATTTTTGCACTAATGGGCTTTTACCTTTTAGGCAAGCTTACACTTAGTCATGATAGTCCGCTAAGCCATATTTCAGTACCAAGATTATTCCTGGCTATTATAGTGCTTTCTTTTACACTGTACATGGTTCCAGGCTTATGGGGAGCACCTTTAAAATCGATCTCTGCGTTTCTGCCGCCTATGGCTACACAGGATTTTGATTTATCTTCTGGCATAAGCAACCAGGTAACTGTTACTGACTCAGGTCCGCATAAATATGCAGATCTGTTTGATAAGCCTAAAGGCTTTAATCCCTTCTTTGATTATGAAGAGGGACTTGCTTATGCAAAAAAAATGCACAAGCCTGTGATGATTGATTTTACCGGACATGCCTGCGTGAACTGCCGTAAGATGGAAGCCAGCGTATGGACAGACCCTCAGGTAGCCAAGTGCATTAACGAAGATTATGTGCTTATTCAGTTATATGTAGATGATAAGACCGACTTATCACAAGCCGAACAAAAAACTACGCCTGAAGGCCGTAAGCTTAAGACAATAGGTAACCTATACAGCTATTTACAAACCAGTAAGTTCCGGGCCAATTCGCAACCATTTTATGTACTGCTTGACCCGGTTACACAACAACCGTTGGTGGATCCGCAAGGCGCCATTTTTGATGTGCCAAAGTACCTGGAATATTTAAAAAGCGGATTAGCAGCTTACCAACAACATTAA
- a CDS encoding protein-disulfide reductase DsbD domain-containing protein, with product MKKSLPLLICFMLFACFTHAQILTPVHWSYAAKKLNANEAVVFVKATIDDGWHVYSQNVKDGGPVKTTFKFEPSKAYTLLGKTIEPTPVTRMEKAFGMEVSFFEKSVIFQQKVKLNGKGKVVVKGSLEYMTCNDQKCLPPEDIEFSVEVK from the coding sequence ATGAAAAAATCCCTTCCCCTATTGATTTGCTTCATGCTGTTTGCATGCTTTACCCACGCTCAAATACTTACACCAGTTCATTGGAGTTATGCCGCTAAAAAGTTGAATGCTAATGAAGCTGTTGTATTTGTAAAAGCTACGATTGATGATGGCTGGCACGTTTATTCTCAAAATGTTAAAGATGGCGGCCCTGTAAAAACTACTTTTAAGTTTGAGCCTTCGAAGGCTTATACCCTATTAGGAAAAACTATTGAGCCTACCCCTGTAACACGCATGGAAAAAGCCTTCGGAATGGAAGTAAGCTTCTTTGAAAAGTCGGTGATCTTTCAGCAAAAAGTGAAGCTGAACGGCAAAGGTAAAGTAGTTGTTAAGGGTAGCCTTGAATATATGACTTGTAACGACCAGAAATGCCTTCCGCCGGAAGATATTGAATTTAGTGTTGAAGTTAAATAA
- a CDS encoding PLP-dependent cysteine synthase family protein produces the protein MSLVTPAVKEYSLFEHLWHLVGNTPMLKLNYEYKGVPGSIFVKCEHYNLTGSIKDRMALYILHKAYETGQIQPDDVIVEATSGNTGIAFAAIGKSLGHQVKIIMPNWLSKERIDIISSLGAEVILISKEQGGFLGSIKLSEKMAAEGGVFLPCQFENTYNAEAHERTTGKEIWQQLASTGLTPDAFVAGVGTGGTVMGVGKCLRMMNPLVKVHPLEPAESPTLTTGYKVGTHRIQGISDEFIPAIVKLNELDEVIQASDGDAILMAQKLSSQLGLAVGISSGANVIGAIKLQQQLGSDAVVVTLLCDSNKKYLSTDLMRQEPVKDGYYAPDVKFTGFNPISRLDKPVLL, from the coding sequence ATGTCATTAGTAACACCGGCCGTGAAAGAGTATAGTTTGTTTGAGCATTTATGGCACCTTGTGGGTAATACCCCTATGTTAAAGCTTAACTACGAATATAAAGGTGTACCAGGCAGCATATTTGTAAAATGTGAACACTATAACCTTACCGGTAGCATTAAAGACCGAATGGCTTTATATATTTTGCATAAAGCTTATGAAACCGGGCAGATCCAGCCCGATGATGTCATTGTTGAAGCAACAAGCGGTAACACAGGTATTGCCTTTGCTGCCATAGGTAAATCACTTGGGCACCAGGTTAAAATTATTATGCCCAATTGGCTGAGCAAAGAACGTATTGATATTATCAGCAGTCTTGGAGCCGAAGTTATTTTGATAAGCAAAGAACAGGGCGGTTTTTTAGGCAGCATAAAGCTTAGCGAGAAGATGGCAGCCGAAGGCGGCGTTTTCTTACCCTGCCAGTTTGAAAACACTTACAATGCCGAAGCGCACGAGCGTACCACCGGCAAAGAGATATGGCAACAGTTGGCTTCAACAGGTTTAACGCCCGATGCCTTTGTAGCAGGTGTAGGTACCGGCGGCACAGTAATGGGAGTTGGCAAATGCCTGCGCATGATGAACCCGCTTGTAAAAGTGCATCCGCTGGAGCCTGCCGAATCGCCTACCCTAACTACCGGCTATAAAGTTGGCACACACCGTATACAAGGCATTTCTGATGAATTTATACCTGCTATTGTGAAGCTGAACGAGCTTGACGAGGTGATACAGGCATCAGACGGTGATGCTATTCTGATGGCGCAAAAGTTATCCAGCCAGTTAGGCCTGGCAGTAGGTATATCGTCAGGAGCTAATGTAATTGGTGCCATTAAACTACAGCAGCAATTAGGATCGGATGCCGTAGTGGTAACCTTACTGTGTGATAGTAACAAGAAATACCTGAGTACCGACCTAATGCGCCAGGAACCTGTGAAAGACGGCTATTATGCTCCGGATGTAAAATTTACCGGGTTTAATCCGATCAGCAGATTAGACAAACCTGTATTGCTTTAA
- a CDS encoding Lrp/AsnC family transcriptional regulator, producing MSIDTTDLEILKLLQNDASLTNKEISNRLHKSVAAIHERIRRLYEQGYIKKTVALLNRKKINCNLIAYIHVLLNDHAAGTLSAFEEEVVKFPEVMECYQMTGTFDFLLRVAIADMDAYQDFYRKKMAALPNITTVQSFFVMSETKSDTAYPL from the coding sequence ATGAGCATAGATACAACCGATCTAGAGATCCTAAAACTGCTGCAAAATGATGCCTCGTTAACTAATAAGGAGATTTCTAACCGGCTGCATAAATCAGTAGCAGCCATTCATGAGCGGATCAGAAGGTTATACGAGCAGGGATATATTAAAAAAACAGTGGCTTTACTTAACCGTAAAAAGATCAATTGTAATCTGATTGCTTACATCCACGTGCTGCTGAATGACCACGCCGCCGGTACGCTAAGCGCTTTCGAAGAGGAGGTAGTGAAATTTCCTGAAGTGATGGAGTGTTACCAGATGACGGGTACATTCGATTTTTTACTGAGAGTTGCTATAGCAGATATGGATGCCTACCAAGATTTTTACCGTAAAAAGATGGCTGCATTACCCAATATTACTACTGTTCAAAGCTTTTTTGTGATGTCTGAAACTAAAAGCGATACGGCCTATCCGCTATAA
- a CDS encoding DNA/RNA non-specific endonuclease, with the protein MKFKLPLLAALAAVLFLSSCRKDDNVPELSGNSSASASKKTTLAVTQTFSEGFESGSKTGYAAASVSLASGSWTLDNALIGTSASDAKNGNKSARITGTGTVSMNFDVTSGASTVTVKYATYGSDGPSDFQLWASSDNGSTYTQVGNTVTASGTTLNTATFTVNQAGTLRFQLRKTTGGSNRINIDDFTVNSYDSGSTGGTGGSTGGSTGDNTNLLMGNPSGAVNSTAYTSNYLIDQTYYIESYNRDRGEPNWVSWYLGSTSLGSIDRLNNFRADTGLPSGWYEVQGTDYSGSGFDRGHNCPSADRTSTTEANSATFLMDNMVPQAPYNNEKTWANMENYLRTLVTAGNEVYIVMGSYGTGGTGTNGLANTVASGNVNVPSNIWKVAVVIPNGNNDLSRVTASTRVIAVNTPNNNSINSDWTQYKCTVRSIESATGYNLLSALPQSVQDAVETKIDNQ; encoded by the coding sequence ATGAAATTTAAATTACCCCTATTAGCTGCACTTGCTGCGGTGTTGTTCTTATCTTCTTGTCGGAAAGACGACAACGTACCTGAACTATCAGGCAATTCTTCAGCATCTGCATCAAAAAAAACGACCCTGGCTGTAACACAAACTTTCAGCGAGGGTTTCGAATCAGGTTCAAAAACAGGTTATGCAGCTGCATCAGTAAGTTTAGCCAGTGGTTCATGGACGCTGGATAATGCACTGATCGGCACTTCGGCATCAGATGCGAAAAACGGCAACAAATCGGCAAGAATAACCGGTACGGGAACCGTAAGCATGAATTTTGATGTAACATCCGGCGCTTCTACAGTTACGGTCAAGTATGCCACCTATGGCAGCGACGGACCTTCGGATTTTCAACTTTGGGCCTCATCAGATAACGGCAGTACCTATACCCAGGTTGGTAATACGGTTACAGCATCGGGCACAACATTAAATACGGCTACTTTTACAGTAAACCAGGCAGGCACCCTGCGTTTTCAGCTCCGTAAAACTACAGGGGGATCAAACCGCATCAACATTGATGATTTTACGGTTAACAGTTATGATAGTGGCTCAACAGGCGGTACAGGTGGCAGTACAGGCGGCTCAACCGGTGATAATACCAACCTGCTGATGGGTAACCCAAGCGGGGCTGTAAACAGTACGGCTTACACATCAAACTACCTGATTGATCAAACGTATTATATAGAAAGTTATAACCGCGATCGCGGCGAACCAAACTGGGTAAGCTGGTACTTGGGCAGCACTTCGCTTGGATCTATTGATCGCCTTAATAATTTTCGTGCAGATACCGGGCTGCCATCCGGATGGTATGAAGTACAGGGAACCGATTATTCGGGTTCGGGCTTTGATCGTGGGCACAATTGCCCTTCTGCCGACCGTACATCAACTACTGAAGCAAATTCGGCTACCTTTTTAATGGATAATATGGTACCGCAAGCGCCGTATAATAATGAAAAGACTTGGGCTAACATGGAGAACTACCTGCGTACATTAGTAACAGCCGGAAACGAGGTGTACATTGTGATGGGCAGTTATGGTACAGGTGGTACGGGCACTAACGGCTTGGCCAATACAGTAGCCAGCGGAAATGTGAACGTACCTTCCAATATCTGGAAAGTAGCGGTAGTTATACCTAACGGAAATAATGACCTGAGCAGGGTAACCGCTTCTACAAGGGTTATCGCCGTAAACACCCCAAACAACAACAGCATCAATTCTGACTGGACACAGTATAAATGCACAGTAAGAAGTATTGAATCGGCTACCGGTTACAACCTGCTTTCAGCCTTACCACAGTCTGTACAAGATGCGGTAGAGACAAAGATTGATAATCAATAA
- a CDS encoding alpha-L-arabinofuranosidase C-terminal domain-containing protein — MRLKLRMLCYAFIASLCPQFLYAQQIKPKPISKDLFGVFFEDLSYAADGGLYAELIQNRSFEYSPADKKEWNPLSFWEYTKLGHGYGKITVESISPIAPTNPHYVLLDIDYPGTEGVGITNSGFDGITLHARDEYDFSVYIKQIAGEPANIKVELIGKKDVTYGHLSFNVAGNGWKKYTGSIIATANADSAKLSLVSLTKGKIAIDEVSLFPRKTFKGEKNGLRADLAQAIADLKPKFMRFPGGCLVHGDGVDNIYRWKKTIGPVEFREQDRNIWNYHQSFGLGFFEYFRFCEDIGAKPLPVIAAAVSCQNSGTDWGKGQRPVPESEMQSYIQDILDLIEYANGPVTSEYGAKRAAAGHPKPFNLEYIGIGNEDKQTDNFRDRFKEIYEVLRAKHPEITIVGTVGPSPAGEDYELGWKFADKLNIPVVDEHFYEKPEWFLKNNKRYDGYRRPNSKVYIGEYASWGNNLINALSEAAFMTSLERNGDVVKMASYAPLLANVSHISWNPDLIYFNNKTLLKTANYYVQQLFSTNQGDLYIPDVVAFKQEGAATDSTLAASCVKDSHTGDIILKIVNAGSKQATATLNLKGLHIQKGTARVQLLTGLPTDKNSMEEPNTVHVIEKDLPKKLSNFYTAAPYSVSVIRFKAGKL, encoded by the coding sequence ATGAGATTAAAACTAAGAATGCTTTGCTATGCTTTTATAGCATCTTTATGTCCACAGTTTTTGTATGCACAGCAAATCAAGCCTAAACCGATAAGCAAAGACTTATTTGGTGTTTTTTTTGAAGATTTGAGTTATGCAGCTGATGGCGGTCTATATGCAGAATTGATACAGAACAGGTCTTTTGAATATAGCCCGGCCGACAAAAAAGAATGGAACCCGTTAAGTTTTTGGGAGTATACCAAGCTGGGGCATGGCTATGGAAAGATCACTGTTGAAAGCATATCCCCTATTGCTCCTACAAATCCGCACTATGTTTTACTTGATATTGACTATCCCGGAACAGAGGGCGTGGGTATTACAAACAGTGGCTTTGACGGCATCACCCTACATGCTAGAGATGAGTATGATTTTTCGGTTTATATAAAACAAATTGCAGGTGAGCCGGCAAACATTAAAGTAGAGCTAATAGGAAAAAAAGATGTAACCTATGGCCACCTTTCATTCAATGTGGCAGGCAATGGCTGGAAAAAGTATACAGGGAGCATAATAGCAACAGCCAATGCAGACTCGGCAAAGCTAAGTTTGGTTTCACTAACAAAAGGTAAAATTGCAATTGATGAGGTTTCGCTTTTTCCGCGGAAAACATTTAAGGGTGAAAAGAACGGTTTAAGGGCAGATCTGGCCCAGGCTATAGCAGACCTTAAACCGAAATTTATGCGGTTTCCGGGTGGCTGCCTTGTACATGGTGATGGTGTTGACAACATTTACCGATGGAAAAAAACAATTGGCCCTGTTGAATTTCGCGAACAGGATAGAAACATCTGGAATTACCATCAAAGCTTCGGGTTGGGCTTCTTCGAATATTTTCGTTTCTGCGAAGATATAGGCGCTAAACCGCTTCCGGTTATTGCGGCAGCAGTAAGCTGTCAAAATTCGGGTACGGATTGGGGCAAGGGACAAAGGCCGGTACCTGAAAGCGAAATGCAATCATATATTCAGGACATTCTTGATCTGATTGAGTATGCAAACGGACCAGTAACTTCTGAATATGGCGCCAAACGAGCAGCTGCAGGTCACCCCAAGCCATTTAACTTGGAATATATTGGAATAGGAAACGAAGATAAACAGACCGATAACTTTCGCGACCGTTTTAAGGAAATTTATGAAGTGCTGCGTGCAAAGCACCCTGAAATAACTATTGTAGGTACAGTGGGGCCATCGCCAGCAGGTGAAGACTATGAGTTAGGATGGAAATTTGCAGATAAGCTAAACATACCTGTTGTAGACGAGCATTTTTATGAAAAACCCGAGTGGTTCCTGAAAAACAATAAACGATATGACGGATACCGCCGCCCTAATTCAAAAGTATATATTGGCGAATATGCGTCATGGGGTAATAACCTGATTAACGCGCTTTCTGAGGCTGCATTTATGACCAGCCTGGAACGAAATGGCGATGTGGTTAAAATGGCTTCTTACGCCCCTCTCCTTGCCAATGTCTCTCATATTTCATGGAACCCTGACCTGATCTATTTTAATAATAAAACATTGCTTAAAACAGCAAACTACTATGTACAGCAGCTGTTTTCCACCAATCAGGGCGATTTATATATCCCGGATGTCGTGGCTTTTAAACAAGAAGGCGCTGCTACAGACTCAACTCTTGCAGCATCATGCGTGAAAGATAGCCATACTGGTGACATCATTTTAAAGATTGTGAATGCAGGCTCGAAACAAGCTACCGCAACATTAAATCTGAAAGGGTTACATATACAAAAAGGCACCGCCAGGGTGCAATTGTTAACAGGCTTGCCCACTGATAAAAACAGTATGGAAGAACCCAATACGGTGCATGTAATTGAAAAGGATTTGCCTAAAAAATTATCTAATTTTTACACGGCAGCACCTTATTCGGTAAGTGTTATAAGATTTAAAGCCGGTAAATTATAA